In Rhodamnia argentea isolate NSW1041297 chromosome 11, ASM2092103v1, whole genome shotgun sequence, one genomic interval encodes:
- the LOC115736485 gene encoding chaperone protein DnaJ-like, whose product MANGDEKSENLYLVLGLKKDCTASELRSAYKKLALRWHPDRCSASGTSEFAEEAKTKFQEIQQAYSVLSDVNKRFLYDIGAYDNDDDENGMGDFMSEMAVLMSQTNSNERGQWSFEDLQETFDDMFRREIKTSRFGSQIVDTTTSLSSCVGYYESSTSSKKRGFTAMNSGKKEGGCGFDSHFQNLYPEMKKPRDEGKGKEVREERLDARKRGRKRKVPSGVPLVP is encoded by the exons ATGGCGAATGGTGACGAGAAGAGCGAAAACTTGTACTTAGTTCTGGGGCTGAAAAAGGATTGCACGGCTTCGGAGCTCAGGAGTGCGTATAAGAAACTGGCCCTG AGGTGGCACCCGGATCGTTGTTCTGCGTCAGGAACTTCAGAGTTCGCCGAAGAGGCCAAGACGAAATTCCAGGAAATTCAACAGGCCTATTCCG TTCTATCCGATGTGAACAAGAGGTTTCTTTACGACATTGGAGCCTATGACAATGATGATGACGAAAAT GGAATGGGTGACTTTATGAGCGAGATGGCAGTTCTGATGAGCCAAACAAATTCAAAT GAAAGGGGGCAATGGAGCTTCGAAGACTTACAGGAAACATTCGATGACATGTTTCGGAGGGAAATCAAGACGTCTAGATTCGGCTCACAGATAGTGGATACTACTACATCTTTGTCTTCATGCGTTGGTTACTACGAAAGTTCTACTTCCAGCAAGAAGCGCGGTTTCACAGCAATGAACAGCGGCAAGAAAGAGGGTGGCTGTGGCTTTGACTCACACTTTCAAAATTTATATCCAGAG ATGAAGAAGCCGCGAGAtgaagggaaaggaaaggagGTAAGAGAAGAGAGACTCGACGCTCGGAAGCGTGGGAGGAAACGGAAGGT TCCATCTGGTGTCCCATTAGTTCCCTAA